Sequence from the Chloroflexota bacterium genome:
TCGGCATGTCCAACCTCGGGCTGGCCATCCTCTACGACCAGGTCAACCGCCGCCCCGACGCCCTCGCCGAGCGCGCCTATGCCCCCTGGCCTGACATGGAAGCCGCCATGCGCGCCGCGGGCATTCCCCTTTACAGCCTGGAAACCAAGCACCCGCTGGCCGATTTCGACATCATCGGCTTCACCCTGCCCTCGGAAACTCTCTACACCAACGTGCTCACCGTGCTGGACCTCGCGGGCATTCCCCTGCTGAGTGAGGAACGCACCGCCGAGCACCCGCTGGTCATCGCGGGCGGGCACGCGACCTTCAACCCCGAACCCATGGCCGCGTTCATCGACGCCTTTGCCATCGGGGAAGGCGAAGAGGTCATCCACGACATCATCGAAACCTACCAGGCCTGGCAACGGGCAGGCACGGGGCGCGACGACCTGCTCGACCGCCTTTCCCGCCTGTGGGGCGTGTACGTGCCTTCCCGCTACCGCGCCCGCTACGACGAGGAAGGCAACTTCCAGGGCACCGAACCCGTGGCCGAGGGCGTGCCGCGGCAGGTGCTCAAGCGCATCGTGCCTGAACTGCCGCCGCCGCCCACCCGCCTCGTCGTGCCTTACATCGACACCGTCCACAACCGGCTGGCCATCGAAATCATGCGCGGCTGCACCCGCGGCTGCCGCTACTGCCAGGCGGGCATGGTTACCCGCCCGATTCGCGAGCGCACTGTGGAAGAAATCGTCACCGCCATCGAAGAAGGGCTTGCCGCCACCGGCTTCGACGAAGTGGGCTTGCTTTCCCTTTCTTCCACCGACTACAGCCACGCGCTGGAACTGGTGCAGGAAGTCAACCGCCGCTTCAGCCATCGCGGCATCAGCATCTCCCTGCCGTCTTCCCGCATCGAAACCTTCACCGTGGAACTGATGGATTCCCTGGAACTCACCCGCCGCAGCGGTTTCACCCTGGCGCCCGAAGCGGGCAGCGAGCGCCTGCGGAACATCATCAACAAGCCCATCCCCACCGACCACCTGCTGGAAATCGCGGGTGAAATTTACAGCCGCGGCTGGACGCGCATCAAACTCTACTTCATGATCGGTCTGCCCCACGAAACGCTGGAAGACGTCCAGGCCATCGCCGACCTGGCGCACGCGGTGCTGCGGGAAGGCCGCAAGCGCATTGGCCGCCGCGCGCAGGTGCACGTTGGCGTGAGCACATTCGTGCCCAAGGTCAACACCCCCTTCCAGTGGTCGCCCGCGGACACCGAAGAAAGCATTCGCGCCAAACAGCGCCTGCTGCGCCGCGCGCTGCGGGGGCGGGGCTTCAAACTCAGCCTCAACCACCCCCACGAAACCCTGCTGGAAGCCTGGCTTTCTCGCGGCGACCGCCGGATGAGTGAAGTCATCTACCGCGCCTGGCAGCGCGGTGCGAAATTCGACGCGTGGCGCGAGCATTTCATTTACGAACACTGGCTGGAAGCCTTTCGCGAGGTCGGGCTCTCGCCGTGGGAAGTCGTCCACCGCCCCATCCCCCTCGACGCCCCCCTGCCGTGGGAACACATTAACCCGGTGGTGAGCAAACGCTTCCTCGCCTTAGACTACCACTGGAGCGAAGAAGGCCGCACCCGCGACGACTGCCGCAACCAATGCTACGCGTGCGGCATTTTGCCGACGTTCAACGACATCCGCCGCGCCCACCCCGGCGACGTGTGGAAATGCCCGGAAGTCAAACCACGGCGGAACGCCGAAACCACTTTTGTCACCTGAGCCGCGGATAAGCGCCCTTCGACGACTGCCCTCGCTGGCGCTCGCGCTTCCGCTCAGGACGCTCCGCAGCATTCCGGATACCCATCATGCCCAAGCGTTTCTCTCATCTCTTCACGGCCGTTTTTCTGTTGGCTGCCCTGGTAAGCGGCTGCACCTTTGCCACGCTGGGCGGTACGCCGCTGCCCACGCCCATTCCTGCCAACGCCCTTCCCACGGTCATTGCCCTGACCGCCCAGGCGCTGGCATCCCCCACCCCGCCAGCCTCCGCCACCGCTCCCGCCGCCACGCCTTCCCCCACCGCTTCGCCGACGCCCCCACTGCCCGCAGGCAGCCCCACCCCCACGCCCTTCCCGCTCACGCTGCCGACCATCACCCCCACCCCACAGCCTCCCCTGCACACCCTCGGTACCGGCTACGGCGTGCTGCAAATTCTCTACCCCGGGCAGGATTCGCGCGTGATCTCGCCCATCCGGCTGCGCCTTGCCGTGCAAACCGGCTACACCGATGCTGTGCGGGTGGAACTGCTGGGCGAAAACGGTCGCCTGCTTTACCGCCGCCTGCTGCGCCTGGGCGATGACCAGCCGCCTCACGGCTTGCTGACCTTCGCGCTGGAAATTCCCTTTGAAGTGCGCGGCGAGGCCGAAATGGCGCGCTTGCAGGTGCTCGCCAACGATGCCTATGGCCGCCCGCTCTTCCAAAACGCCATTCAGCTGACCCTGCTCAAAGAAGGCCAGCCGCAAATCAACTACCACGCCGCCGACCGCAGCCCTATCGTGTTCCAAACCCCGCTCTCCCACCAAACCATCGCGGGGGGGCAGGTGGTCGTGGTCGGCAAAGCATTGCGGCGCGCCGATGCAATCGAAGCCCTGCTGGTCAATACGGCCGGGAAAGTGGTCGTCTATCAGGTGGCGCCCCTGGGCACCGCCGACGCCGACGGCTACGCCCCCTTTGCCTTCCACATTCCCTACAAGGTGACCGAAACGACCCGTGTGCGGCTGGTGGTGCGCGAAAACGCCACCACGCCCCCCGGCGTGCTCTACCTCAACAGCCTGCCGCTGACCCTTACCCCCTAAGCGGGCTTGCTCAGCCCGCCCGGCAGCGGTTCCCCGCAAACCCTCGCCAAGGGTTCCCCTACCCTACCCCTGACGAACATCGGAGTACCTCATGCCCTCGCTTCCCCCTGAGACGACCCCTGCTGAAGAAACCTGGCGCGCGCTGGACCCCAACGCCACGCTGCGCCACCTCGCGACTTCACCCGAAGGCCTGACCACCAGCGAAGCCCGCCGACGCCTGGTGCGCTACGGCCCCAATCAACTCGCCGAAGCCCCGCCGCCCTCCTTTTGGAGCAAACTCTGGGAGCAGTTCAACAACTTCGTGGTGTGGCTGCTCATCGTGGCCGCGGTGGTTTCCGCAGCCCTGGGCGATTGGGTGGAAGCCGCCGCGATCATGGCCATCGTCATCCTCAACGCCGTGCTGGGGCTGGTGCAGGAATCGCGCGCTGAGCAGGCATTAGCCAAACTGCGCCAAATGGCCGCGCCAGAAGCCCACGTCATCCGCGATGGGCGTCGGCAGGTGGTGCCTGCGCGCGAGGTCGTGCCGGGCGATATCGTATTGCTGGAAGCCGGCAACTACGTGCCTGCCGACGTCCGTTTGCTGGAATCGGTCAATCTGCGCATTGACGAATCCGCGCTCACCGGCGAATCCTCGCCCGTCACCAAAGACGCGACCATCGTCATCCGCGACAACGTGCCCGTGGGCGACCAGAAAAACATGGCCTTCATGGGCACGGTGGTTTCCTATGGCCGAGGCCGCGGCGTGGTGGTCAGCACCGGCATGCGAACCCAACTGGGCATGATTGCCCAAATGCTCCATGCGGTGGAAATCGAACCCACGCCGTTGCAAAAGCGCCTCGACGAGTTGGGGCGCACCCTGGGCTGGGGCGCGCTGGCCGTCTGTGGGCTGGTGTTCGTGGTCGGCTGGGCACGCGGCTTCAACCCGCTGGATATGTTCCTCATTGCCGTCAGCCTGGCAATTGCCGCGGTGCCCGAAGGGCTTCCCGCCGTGGTGACCATCAGCCTGGCGTTGGGGATGCGCGAAATGGTCAAACGCCACGCGCTCATCCGCCGCCTGGCCTCGGTGGAAACCCTCGGCTCTACCACCGTCATCTGCTCCGACAAAACCGGCACCCTCACCCAAAACGAAATGACCGCCACCCGCCTTTGGGTAGACGGCCGCACTTTTGAAATCACTGGCCAGGGCTATGCGCCCGAAGGCGAATTCCTTTTAGAAGACAAGCCCATCGAGCCGTGGAAATACCCGGCGCTGACCACCGCGCTCTGGATTGCCGCGCTGAACAACGACGCCCTGCTGGAAACCTCTGGCGCCTCCGACATGCGCCAGACCTTCCGGGTGGTGGGCGACCCGACGGAAGGCGCGTTAGTGGTCGCGGCGGCCAAGGCCGGGGCTTTCAAAGAAGCCCTGGAAGAGGACTACCCGCGGGTGCAGGAAATCCCCTTCGATTCAGCACGCAAGCGCATGGTCACGATTCATGCCATCCGCGAACCCCACCCCGACGATGCCTCGCCGTTCACCACCGAAAAGGTCAGCGGCTACGCGGTCACCGTCAAAGGCGCGCCCGATGTGGTGCTGGGGCTGTGCAGCCGCTACCAACGGCTGGACGACGTTTCCGAACCCCTCACCCCCGCCATGCGGGAAGCCATCATGCGCGCCAACGACGAACTCACCGGCCAGGCGCTGCGGGTGCTGGCGGTGGCCTACAAAGTCATCCCCGACCTGCCGGAAGACCTCGACCCCGATGCCATCGAAAGCGACCTGATTTTCGTCGGCCTGTTCGGGATGATCGACCCCCCGCGCCCCGAAGTGATTCCCGCGCTGGCGAAGGCGCAACACGCGGGCATCCGCACGGTGATGATCACCGGCGACTACCCCAACACCGCCCGTGCCATCGCCGAGCGCATTGGCCTGTTGCGTCCCGGCCACAAAGTGCTTACCGGCGCACAACTCGATGCCCTCCCCGCCGAAGCCTGGCCGCAAGCCGTGGAAGAGGCCGATGTGTTTGCCCGCGTTTCGCCCGAGCACAAACTGCGCCTGGTAGAAGCACTGCAGGCCGATGGCGAAGTGGTGGCCATGACCGGCGACGGCGTGAACGATGCCCCCGCCATCAAGAAGGCCGACATTGGCATTGCGATGGGCATCACCGGCACCGACGTGGCGAAAGAAACCGCCGACATGGTGCTCACCGACGACAACTACGCCAGCATTGTCGCCGCCATCGAGCAAGGGCGGGTAATTTACAGCAACATCCGCAAATTCGTCTATTACCTGCTTTCCTGCAACCTGGCCGAAATTGCGGTCATCTTCCTGGCCACGCTGGCCGGGCTGCCTTCCCCCCTGACGGCCATTCAACTGCTCTGGCTCAACCTGATCACCGACGGCGCACCAGCCCTGGCCTTAGGCGTGGAAAAAGGCGACCCCGACATCATGGACCGCCCTCCCCGCCCGCCGGATGAGCCCATCATCAACAGGCCCATGTGGCTGGGGATCACCGTTCAAACCATCGCCATCACCGGCGTGACGCTGGGCGCTTATGCCATTGGCTTGCACGTGCACCCCAACCAGCCCGAATTTGCTGAAACGATGGCCTTCGCGACCCTCTCCTTCTCGGAACTGCTGCGAGCCTTCACTGCCCGCTCGGAACGCTACCCCATCCTCAAAATCGGGCTGTTCAGCAACCGCTCGATGAACCTGGCCTTCCTGACCTCGGCGTTGTTGCTGCTGGCGGTGATCTACGTGCCGGGGCTGAACACCGTGTTCAACGCAGTGCCCTTGGGCTGGACGCAGTGGCGGTTGATGCTGCCGCTGCTGGCGCTGCCCGCGGTGGCCGCGGAACTCACCAAAACCTACCTGCGGTGGCGAGAAAAGCATTGAGCCCCGCAGCAGTGCAGCCGCCGCTGGTGGTGTGCCTGCACGGCTTCTTAGGCACCGGCCGCGACTGGGAAGCGGTGGCGGCTGCCCTGGAGGGCCGCGCCCGCTGCCTCACCCCCGACTTGCCCGGCCACGGGAAAACGCCCCTCACGCCCGGCACCCAATCCTACGCGGCGTGGGCGCAATGGCTGGCCGAGTGGCTCGATGCCCGCGGCCTGCCCGCCGTTGCACTCGTGGGCTATTCCCTCGGCGGGCGGGTGGCCTTAGCCTTCGCGGCAGCCTTTCCTCAGCGGGTGCGCGCCCTGGCCCTGATTTCGGCCCATCCCGGCCTCACCCACGCCGCCGAGCGCCGCGCGCGGCAGCGCGCCGACCAGGCACGCGCCGCAGCCATCCGTGCCGAGGGGCTGGCGGCTTTCCTGGAAGCCTGGTATCGCCTGCCGCTGTTCGGCATGACCACCGAAGCCCGGCGACAGGCGCTCATCGCCCGCCGCAGCCAGCAGCGGCCCGCAGCCATGGCGCGCGTGATTGCCGAAATGAGTCCCGGCCGGCAGCCGCCCCTCTGGGAAGCCCTCGCCGGGCTGCCCTTTCCCGTGGCCTACATCGCCGGGGAAGACGACGCCAAATATGCCGCCCTGGCGGAAGCCATCGCCGCCCGCGCCCCACGGGTGCAGCG
This genomic interval carries:
- a CDS encoding TIGR03960 family B12-binding radical SAM protein produces the protein MPVTASLSPQIIQSRLARILPTVTRPGRYTGGEHNQVVKDWARIATKVAFVFPDIYDLGMSNLGLAILYDQVNRRPDALAERAYAPWPDMEAAMRAAGIPLYSLETKHPLADFDIIGFTLPSETLYTNVLTVLDLAGIPLLSEERTAEHPLVIAGGHATFNPEPMAAFIDAFAIGEGEEVIHDIIETYQAWQRAGTGRDDLLDRLSRLWGVYVPSRYRARYDEEGNFQGTEPVAEGVPRQVLKRIVPELPPPPTRLVVPYIDTVHNRLAIEIMRGCTRGCRYCQAGMVTRPIRERTVEEIVTAIEEGLAATGFDEVGLLSLSSTDYSHALELVQEVNRRFSHRGISISLPSSRIETFTVELMDSLELTRRSGFTLAPEAGSERLRNIINKPIPTDHLLEIAGEIYSRGWTRIKLYFMIGLPHETLEDVQAIADLAHAVLREGRKRIGRRAQVHVGVSTFVPKVNTPFQWSPADTEESIRAKQRLLRRALRGRGFKLSLNHPHETLLEAWLSRGDRRMSEVIYRAWQRGAKFDAWREHFIYEHWLEAFREVGLSPWEVVHRPIPLDAPLPWEHINPVVSKRFLALDYHWSEEGRTRDDCRNQCYACGILPTFNDIRRAHPGDVWKCPEVKPRRNAETTFVT
- a CDS encoding calcium-translocating P-type ATPase, SERCA-type, with product MPSLPPETTPAEETWRALDPNATLRHLATSPEGLTTSEARRRLVRYGPNQLAEAPPPSFWSKLWEQFNNFVVWLLIVAAVVSAALGDWVEAAAIMAIVILNAVLGLVQESRAEQALAKLRQMAAPEAHVIRDGRRQVVPAREVVPGDIVLLEAGNYVPADVRLLESVNLRIDESALTGESSPVTKDATIVIRDNVPVGDQKNMAFMGTVVSYGRGRGVVVSTGMRTQLGMIAQMLHAVEIEPTPLQKRLDELGRTLGWGALAVCGLVFVVGWARGFNPLDMFLIAVSLAIAAVPEGLPAVVTISLALGMREMVKRHALIRRLASVETLGSTTVICSDKTGTLTQNEMTATRLWVDGRTFEITGQGYAPEGEFLLEDKPIEPWKYPALTTALWIAALNNDALLETSGASDMRQTFRVVGDPTEGALVVAAAKAGAFKEALEEDYPRVQEIPFDSARKRMVTIHAIREPHPDDASPFTTEKVSGYAVTVKGAPDVVLGLCSRYQRLDDVSEPLTPAMREAIMRANDELTGQALRVLAVAYKVIPDLPEDLDPDAIESDLIFVGLFGMIDPPRPEVIPALAKAQHAGIRTVMITGDYPNTARAIAERIGLLRPGHKVLTGAQLDALPAEAWPQAVEEADVFARVSPEHKLRLVEALQADGEVVAMTGDGVNDAPAIKKADIGIAMGITGTDVAKETADMVLTDDNYASIVAAIEQGRVIYSNIRKFVYYLLSCNLAEIAVIFLATLAGLPSPLTAIQLLWLNLITDGAPALALGVEKGDPDIMDRPPRPPDEPIINRPMWLGITVQTIAITGVTLGAYAIGLHVHPNQPEFAETMAFATLSFSELLRAFTARSERYPILKIGLFSNRSMNLAFLTSALLLLAVIYVPGLNTVFNAVPLGWTQWRLMLPLLALPAVAAELTKTYLRWREKH
- the menH gene encoding 2-succinyl-6-hydroxy-2,4-cyclohexadiene-1-carboxylate synthase; the protein is MDAVAVDAAAAGAARGGRGTHQNLPAVARKALSPAAVQPPLVVCLHGFLGTGRDWEAVAAALEGRARCLTPDLPGHGKTPLTPGTQSYAAWAQWLAEWLDARGLPAVALVGYSLGGRVALAFAAAFPQRVRALALISAHPGLTHAAERRARQRADQARAAAIRAEGLAAFLEAWYRLPLFGMTTEARRQALIARRSQQRPAAMARVIAEMSPGRQPPLWEALAGLPFPVAYIAGEDDAKYAALAEAIAARAPRVQRFLIPRAAHMVPLDAPQALADVLAAFLSLPPLRT